The following proteins are encoded in a genomic region of Lentilitoribacter sp. Alg239-R112:
- a CDS encoding LysE family translocator: MSFIPDFWTLVAFCTAAFVLAVTPGPDMTLMISRALSDGRRAGYFVVAGAISGIFVHTSLVAFGLSALVLASPTAFWVLKILGAGYLLWLAIQAMRGSSSFSVEKRNKSDRSRFDHWLSGLSVNILNPKIIIFFMTFLPQFVDAQDPVFTEKLLFLGVLFVVVSSPVVFGVVYLADKVADWLSNNPKAMRLLDYCFATVFSLFAFRILLAQAK, encoded by the coding sequence ATGAGTTTTATTCCCGATTTTTGGACCCTGGTTGCATTTTGTACAGCAGCATTTGTTCTGGCCGTTACGCCAGGACCAGATATGACGCTGATGATTTCCCGTGCTTTGAGCGATGGACGGCGTGCCGGTTATTTCGTTGTAGCCGGTGCCATTAGCGGAATATTTGTTCATACATCATTGGTTGCTTTTGGGCTTTCAGCGTTGGTTTTGGCATCGCCAACGGCTTTCTGGGTTTTAAAGATATTAGGTGCGGGCTACCTTCTATGGTTGGCAATTCAAGCGATGCGAGGCTCCTCAAGTTTTTCAGTAGAAAAGAGGAATAAGAGCGATCGAAGCAGATTTGATCATTGGTTAAGCGGGCTAAGTGTGAATATTCTCAACCCTAAAATCATTATTTTTTTTATGACGTTTTTGCCTCAATTTGTGGACGCGCAAGATCCCGTGTTTACTGAAAAATTGTTATTCTTAGGCGTGTTGTTTGTTGTGGTTTCGTCGCCGGTTGTATTCGGTGTTGTTTATCTTGCCGACAAAGTCGCAGATTGGTTAAGCAATAATCCAAAGGCTATGCGGTTGCTTGACTATTGTTTTGCCACTGTCTTTTCGTTATTTGCGTTTCGTATTCTGCTCGCGCAGGCGAAATAG
- a CDS encoding argininosuccinate synthase produces MTSYKDVKKVVLAYSGGLDTSIILKWIQKELGAEVVTFTADLGQGDELEPARKKAELMGLSDKDIYIEDLREEFISNYVFPMFRANAVYEGVYLLGTSIARPLISKRLVEIAEETGADAIAHGATGKGNDQVRFELSAYALNPDIKIIAPWRDWTIKSRTELIEFAEQHQISIPKDKRGESPFSVDANMLHSSSEGKVLEDPNEEAPEYVFQRSVSPEEAPDKPTIIEIEFSKGDAVALNGEKMSAAVLFQKLNDLGRDNGIGRLDLVENRFVGMKSRGIYETPGGTILLSAHRAMESITLDRGAAHLKDELMPRYAELIYNGFWFSPEREMLQAAIDHSQRDVEGVVRLKLYKGNVIVVGRDSSKSLYSDELVTFEDDHGAYDQKDAAGFIKLNALRLRTLAARNRSK; encoded by the coding sequence ATGACATCCTACAAAGACGTAAAAAAGGTCGTATTGGCCTATTCCGGTGGACTAGACACATCGATTATTTTGAAATGGATCCAAAAAGAATTGGGTGCTGAGGTCGTAACATTCACCGCTGATCTCGGCCAAGGTGACGAGCTTGAGCCTGCGCGCAAAAAAGCCGAACTCATGGGCCTAAGCGATAAAGACATCTATATTGAAGATCTTCGTGAAGAATTCATCTCAAACTATGTATTCCCGATGTTCCGTGCAAATGCGGTTTATGAAGGTGTATATCTTCTGGGTACATCTATTGCACGACCACTTATCTCAAAACGATTGGTCGAAATCGCCGAGGAAACAGGCGCGGATGCCATTGCACATGGTGCAACAGGTAAAGGCAATGATCAGGTTCGTTTCGAGCTTTCCGCCTATGCACTTAATCCAGACATTAAAATCATTGCACCTTGGCGCGATTGGACAATTAAATCTCGCACAGAGCTCATTGAATTTGCTGAGCAGCACCAAATTTCAATTCCAAAAGATAAACGTGGCGAATCACCTTTCTCAGTTGATGCAAATATGTTGCACTCATCCTCCGAGGGTAAAGTTTTAGAAGACCCTAATGAAGAGGCACCAGAATACGTGTTCCAACGTAGCGTTTCTCCAGAAGAGGCGCCGGATAAGCCAACAATCATTGAAATTGAATTTAGTAAAGGCGATGCTGTTGCACTCAATGGCGAGAAAATGTCAGCAGCCGTACTTTTCCAAAAATTAAATGATCTTGGTAGAGATAACGGAATTGGCCGGCTTGATCTGGTTGAGAACCGTTTTGTCGGTATGAAATCTCGTGGCATTTACGAAACACCAGGCGGTACAATTTTGCTATCAGCACACCGGGCCATGGAATCAATCACACTTGATCGCGGCGCGGCACACCTTAAAGACGAATTAATGCCACGCTATGCCGAACTTATTTATAACGGTTTCTGGTTCTCACCGGAGCGCGAGATGCTACAAGCAGCTATCGACCATTCTCAAAGAGATGTTGAGGGCGTTGTTCGCCTCAAACTTTATAAGGGTAATGTAATTGTTGTTGGTCGTGATTCCAGTAAGTCGCTTTACAGCGACGAGCTCGTGACCTTTGAAGACGATCATGGTGCCTATGATCAAAAAGACGCAGCTGGCTTCATCAAGCTCAACGCTTTGCGCCTAAGAACACTTGCAGCGAGAAATCGCTCAAAATAG